In the genome of Magnolia sinica isolate HGM2019 chromosome 2, MsV1, whole genome shotgun sequence, one region contains:
- the LOC131233801 gene encoding metacaspase-1-like, which translates to MPRAGRTESCSRCRVQLLVPPEARTIRCAVCQAITTVRSEDPIVRVNEQVRQAVSWVKGLLSNVSNNTGSYAMMPNYQAGTLAPSFGNYIPQMPAYPQAHGKKRALLCGVSYRLRRCELKGSVNDVKCMKYLLCDKFGFSNECILLLTEEERDPYRIPTKQNIRMALRWLVMGCQPGDSLVFHYSGHGSQQINYSGDELDGHDETLCPVDYETEGMIVDDEINTTIVRPLPKGAKLHAIIDACHSGTVLDLPFVCKMNRAGFYQWENHSPLSGVNKGTSGGLAISFSGCDDNQTSADTSALSGDTMTGAMTFCFIQAVNSEPGMTYGRILTAMRSAIRDTQTGIRLSSPIASLIRTVIRAGLKQEPQLSSSEQFDIYRRQFLL; encoded by the exons ATGCCAAGGGCTGGTAGGACGGAGAGTTGCAGCAGGTGCAGGGTGCAACTGCTCGTGCCCCCAGAAGCGAGAACCATCCGTTGTGCAGTGTGCCAGGCCATCACCACTGTTCGATCCGAGGATCCAATTGTCCGAGTGAATGAACAGGTGCGGCAAGCAGTGAGCTGGGTTAAAGGGTTGTTAAGCAATGTCTCTAACAACACTGGTTCTTATGCCATGATGCCAAACTACCAGGCGGGGACCCTTGCACCGTCTTTTGGGAACTACATACCTCAAATGCCTGCCTATCCGCAGGCGCATGGGAAGAAGAGGGCCCTTTTGTGTGGTGTCAGCTACAGATTGCGGAGGTGCGAGCTCAAGGGGAGTGTGAAtgatgtgaagtgcatgaaataCTTGCTGTGTGACAAGTTCGGGTTTTCTAATGAATGCATCCTTCTTCTCACAG AAGAAGAGAGGGACCCATATCGGATCCCGACCAAGCAGAACATACGGATGGCGTTGCGTTGGCTGGTTATGGGCTGCCAGCCAGGAGACTCGTTGGTATTCCATTATTCAGGCCATGGTTCGCAACAGATTAATTACAGTGGGGATGAACTTGACGGTCATGACGAAACGCTTTGTCCTGTTGATTACGAGACGGAAGGAATGATTGTGGACGATGAGATCAACACGACAATTGTCAGGCCTCTGCCGAAAGGGGCTAAGCTCCATGCGATCATCGACGCTTGTCACAGTGGGACCGTCCTTGATCTACCATTCGTGTGCAAGATGAACAG GGCTGGATTCTACCAGTGGGAAAACCACAGCCCTCTGTCTGGAGTTAATAAAGGTACGAGTGGTGGCTTGGCCATTTCTTTCAGCGGTTGTGATGACAATCAAACTTCTGCAGATACATCA GCACTCTCAGGAGATACCATGACTGGAGCCATGACTTTCTGTTTCATTCAAGCTGTTAATAGCGAACCTGGAATGACTTATGGTCGCATACTCACTGCCATGCGCTCGGCGATCCGTGACACTCAAACGGGCATCCGTCTCAGCAGTCCAATTGCTTCCCTTATCAGGACAGTAATTCGTGCTGGGTTGAAACAG GAGCCTCAGTTGTCTTCCTCAGAGCAGTTTGACATTTACAGGAGGCAGTTCCTTTTAtga
- the LOC131233806 gene encoding 5'-adenylylsulfate reductase-like 3 isoform X2, which translates to MRISSLMLLVAIWLVLWRLGSSNLEDSQGSPHLLFSHRISGSELEHHMMTSHGDEVSLQRALNLVQKDSREYASVLFYASWCPFSKTLRPNFTILSSLFPTIHHFAFEESSIRPSILSRYGVHGFPTLFLLNCTTRVRYHGPRTLDSLVRFYNGVTGIKPASLDRTSFEKIWDQLNPIKLEDAEQECPFSWARSPEKLLRQETYLALATAFVLLRLFYFLLPTLLACIKRAWRRRMRNASLMQLWEHPQIYLEHGMQVFSRMKPCKRSNLQEGAMNAKAWASKSLASVAIGEASSSRACFGNERR; encoded by the exons ATGCGGATTTCCTCTCTCATGCTTCTGGTGGCGATCTGGTTGGTGTTATGGAG GTTAGGTTCTTCCAACCTTGAAGATTCTCAAGGAAGCCCCCATCTGCTGTTTTCTCATCGGATCAGTGGTTCGGAATTGGAGCACCACATGATGACCTCACAT GGGGATGAAGTTTCATTGCAGAGGGCGTTGAATCTAGTTCAGAAGGACAGTCGTGAATATGCATCTGTGCTCTTTTATGCATCTTGGTGCCCTTTCTCTAAAACTCTCAGGCCCAACTTCACCATTCTATCTTCTTTGTTTCCTACAATTCATCATTTTGCATTTGAAGAGTCTTCCATCAGGCCAAG TATACTGTCACGCTATGGAGTTCATGGTTTCCCGACCCTTTTCCTCCTAAATTGCACTACACGGGTGCGCTATCATGGCCCTCGGACACTTGATTCTCTAGTCCGTTTCTACAATGGTGTTACAG GCATTAAGCCTGCATCGCTGGATCGGACATCCTTTGAGAAAATCTGGGACCAATTGAACCCCATCAAGCTTGAAGATGCCGAGCAGGAATGCCCATTCTCATGGGCAAGGTCACCTGAGAAGCTCCTTCGGCAAGAGACGTATCTGGCGCTTGCCACTGCCTTTGTGCTTCTGAGGCTCTTCTACTTTCTCCTACCAACCCTGCTCGCATGCATCAAGCGTGCTTGGAGGCGGCGCATGCGGAATGCGAGCTTAATGCAGCTGTGGGAGCATCCACAGATATACCTCGAGCATGGAATGCAAGTCTTCAGCAGGATGAAGCCCTGCAAGAGGAGCAACTTGCAGGAAGGAGCAATGAATGCAAAGGCATGGGCTTCCAAGTCCCTGGCCTCAGTCGCCATCGGAGAAGCAAGTTCTAGCAGGGCGTGTTTTGGCAACGAAAGGCGATGA
- the LOC131233806 gene encoding 5'-adenylylsulfate reductase-like 3 isoform X1, whose protein sequence is MATRILESSVLLLFVFARLALAGPIMAPSSAAAAVCPAASAIDSIMRTRDSCSDADFLSHASGGDLVGVMEGDEVSLQRALNLVQKDSREYASVLFYASWCPFSKTLRPNFTILSSLFPTIHHFAFEESSIRPSILSRYGVHGFPTLFLLNCTTRVRYHGPRTLDSLVRFYNGVTGIKPASLDRTSFEKIWDQLNPIKLEDAEQECPFSWARSPEKLLRQETYLALATAFVLLRLFYFLLPTLLACIKRAWRRRMRNASLMQLWEHPQIYLEHGMQVFSRMKPCKRSNLQEGAMNAKAWASKSLASVAIGEASSSRACFGNERR, encoded by the exons ATGGCGACGAGGATTTTGGAATCGAGCGTCCTTCTCTTGTTCGTTTTTGCCAGGTTGGCGTTGGCGGGGCCCATCATGGCCCCATCGTCGGCCGCTGCAGCTGTCTGCCCGGCTGCTTCGGCCATCGACTCGATCATGCGGACTCGGGATTCGTGCTCGGATGCGGATTTCCTCTCTCATGCTTCTGGTGGCGATCTGGTTGGTGTTATGGAG GGGGATGAAGTTTCATTGCAGAGGGCGTTGAATCTAGTTCAGAAGGACAGTCGTGAATATGCATCTGTGCTCTTTTATGCATCTTGGTGCCCTTTCTCTAAAACTCTCAGGCCCAACTTCACCATTCTATCTTCTTTGTTTCCTACAATTCATCATTTTGCATTTGAAGAGTCTTCCATCAGGCCAAG TATACTGTCACGCTATGGAGTTCATGGTTTCCCGACCCTTTTCCTCCTAAATTGCACTACACGGGTGCGCTATCATGGCCCTCGGACACTTGATTCTCTAGTCCGTTTCTACAATGGTGTTACAG GCATTAAGCCTGCATCGCTGGATCGGACATCCTTTGAGAAAATCTGGGACCAATTGAACCCCATCAAGCTTGAAGATGCCGAGCAGGAATGCCCATTCTCATGGGCAAGGTCACCTGAGAAGCTCCTTCGGCAAGAGACGTATCTGGCGCTTGCCACTGCCTTTGTGCTTCTGAGGCTCTTCTACTTTCTCCTACCAACCCTGCTCGCATGCATCAAGCGTGCTTGGAGGCGGCGCATGCGGAATGCGAGCTTAATGCAGCTGTGGGAGCATCCACAGATATACCTCGAGCATGGAATGCAAGTCTTCAGCAGGATGAAGCCCTGCAAGAGGAGCAACTTGCAGGAAGGAGCAATGAATGCAAAGGCATGGGCTTCCAAGTCCCTGGCCTCAGTCGCCATCGGAGAAGCAAGTTCTAGCAGGGCGTGTTTTGGCAACGAAAGGCGATGA